A window of the Helianthus annuus cultivar XRQ/B chromosome 4, HanXRQr2.0-SUNRISE, whole genome shotgun sequence genome harbors these coding sequences:
- the LOC110933889 gene encoding PKS-NRPS hybrid synthetase CHGG_01239-like has product MRLTPTEERTVEQMTHQNIKPRDILAAIKENPHNVSTRNTIYNALAKLGRMEQVDETPMHILFNRLEKVGFVFYHRTSHNGERVEDVFFIHPESNMLWRAFPHVLLIDATYKTNRYKMPLVQIIGVTSTLMSFCIAHAFVSNEKQENFTWVLQRLKHSLDSVIEPRVIVIDRDRALMNACATVFPRARHSLCRWHIQQNIFKHCRQSFKTEDTWGRFLYKWGELTNSTTDLDYNYWSERIRSNLPRKKSDEIMNYLDSIWLQPYRDRFVSFWSDQHLNFGQNTTNRAEGQHALLKQYLGDSNYTLEKVVPLIDKLIRNQVTEIKGSIETSRRRTLGHHNKPIFNLLLKKVSHACLEFISDEVNEIEKLKLYNRTCACRLYTSCGLPCACRLEPYTTNGQMIPLELIDPFWRKLNLDSIVEPSKVYSFDLDGEFALLKQHLSAQPRELKKNLIQKMKELVQLNKTKLKQPVVQKNTRGRPTLKAQQQRKDDSFTEPSRHSFFTTQDQYSDSQDSFGTQESTIEPTRDSSFVDSQSYCTETPMFFSEIVKGAKNSKTKNKVAKSKEEPPDLPLLPVGQVNMFMHFKKYIPPCFYPHLSHIQNVQGDGNCGFRSIAVGLSLKEWQWPFIREHLHDECNRFHEFWKKIHEVQYQHH; this is encoded by the exons ATGAGGTTGACTCCAACAGAAGAGAGGACGGTGGAGCAAATGACGCATCAGAACATAAAACCACGAGACATTCTTGCTGCCATTAAAGAGAACCCCCATAATGTCTCAACAAGAAACACCATATACAACGCTCTGGCTAAATTGGGTCGAATGGAACAAGTCGACGAGACTCCAATGCATATACTTTTCAACCGGTTGGAGAAGGTTGGGTTTGTTTTTTACCATAGAACATCTCATAACGGCGAACGGGTCGAGGATGTTTTCTTCATCCACCCGGAGTCGAACATGTTGTGGCGCGCCTTCCCGCATGTGTTGCTTATCGACGCCACCTACAAGACGAATCGGTACAAAATGCCGCTAGTCCAGATTATCGGTGTTACAtccacgttgatgtcgttttgcaTTGCTCATGCGTTCGTAAGCAACGAGAAACAGGAAAACTTCACATGGGTTCTACAGAGGTTGAAACACTCATTAGACAGTGTTATCGAACCCCGTGTAATAGTAATCGATAGAGATCGCGCCCTAATGAACGCATGTGCAACCGTGTTTCCCAGGGCTAGACATTCATTGTGTAGGTGGCACATACAGCAAAACATCTTCAAGCATTGCAGGCAAAGCTTTAAAACAGAGGATACATGGGGAAGGTTTCTTTACAAGTGGGGCGAGCTAACTAACTCAACGACCGATCTTGACTACAACTACTGGTCCGAGCGAATACGATCAAACTTGCCACGCAAAAAATCCGACG AGATTATGAACTATTTGGATTCAATCTGGTTACAACCATATAGAGACCGGTTTGTTTCGTTCTGGAGCGACCAACATCTGAACTTCGGTCAAAATACAACGAACAGGGCAGAGGGTCaacatgcccttttgaagcagTACCTAGGCGACTCTAATTACACCCTAGAGAAAGTGGTACCACTTATCGATAAGCTCATAAGAAACCAGGTGACAGAAATCAAAGGCAGCATTGAAACAAGCAGGAGGCGAACATTGGGTCATCATAACAAACCAATATTTAATCTCCTACTAAAGAAGGTTTCACATGCCTGCCTAGAGTTTATATCAGACGAAGTAAATGAAATagaaaaattaaagttatatAACCGTACATGCGCGTGCCGTTTGTATACAAGCTGTGGGTTGCCGTGCGCGTGTCGGTTGGAACCGTATACAACGAATG GTCAAATGATCCCGTTGGAGTTGATAGACCCTTTTTGGAGAAAGTTAAATTTGGACTCCATAGTCGAACCGAGCAAGGTGTACTCTTTCGACTTAGATGGAGAATTTGCGCTTCTCAAACAACATTTAAGTGCTCAGCCGAGAGAACTAAAGAAAAACTTGATTCAAAAGATGAAGGAGTTGGTACAACTCAATAAGACGAAGCTTAAACAACCAGTTGTGCAAAAAAACACACGGGGTCGTCCAACTTTAAAAGCTCAGCAACAAAGGAAGGATGATTCGTTTACGGAGCCTTCAAGACACAGCTTTTTTACAACGCAGGACCAGTATAGTGATTCACAAGATTCGTTTGGCACACAAGAGTCAACGATCGAACCTACCAGGGATAGCTCGTTTGTCGACTCACAAAGTTATTGTACTGAAACACCTATGTTCTTCAGCGAGATTGTGAAAGGCGCTAAGAATTCGAAAACAAAAAACAAGGTCGCAAAATCAAAGGAAGAGCCACCAGACTTACCTTTGCTGCCTGTCGGACAAGTTAATATGTTCATGCACTTCAAAAAGTACATTCCACCGTGCTTCTATCCACACCTCAGTCACATACAAAATGTGCAGGGTGATGGTAATTGTGGGTTTCGATCTATAGCGGTCGGCTTATCGCTTAAAGAGTGGCAGTGGCCGTTCATACGGGAGCATCTTCATGATGAGTGTAACCGGTTCCACGAATTTTGGAAAAAGATACATGAAGTTCAGTATCAACATCATTAG